A region of Myxococcus stipitatus DSM 14675 DNA encodes the following proteins:
- a CDS encoding TadE/TadG family type IV pilus assembly protein — translation MRRSRRGEARQRGQAAVESALVLPLTVFLLLGALQLALSHQARLLNEYAAFKVARAASVYRLDCEPMVRAAVLALIPSLSRTGADGAPPQKFIRVARQVLRENRPLAFAFQGAGPIPLVRIHYRLSGFRPGVPFDAQLGPEERTLKAHVRLAYFHELRIPFAGWIVSRVWLASQTGRAWALGADPLTPVRRTAGRVRRASETSPDWVLASQAIDQGYFTVPLVSTWSLRMMSDPLPGAPLEGVCE, via the coding sequence ATGCGCCGAAGCAGGAGGGGTGAGGCGCGGCAGCGCGGACAGGCCGCGGTGGAGAGCGCGCTCGTCTTGCCGCTGACGGTGTTCCTGCTGCTCGGCGCGCTGCAACTGGCGCTGTCGCATCAGGCGCGGCTGTTGAATGAGTACGCCGCGTTCAAGGTCGCGCGGGCCGCCAGTGTGTACCGGTTGGATTGCGAGCCCATGGTGCGCGCGGCGGTGCTGGCGTTGATTCCGTCGCTGAGCAGGACGGGCGCGGACGGCGCACCTCCCCAGAAGTTCATCCGCGTGGCGCGCCAGGTGTTGCGAGAGAACAGGCCCCTGGCGTTCGCGTTCCAGGGCGCGGGTCCCATCCCGCTCGTGCGGATCCACTACCGGCTGAGTGGGTTCCGGCCGGGCGTTCCATTCGACGCGCAGCTGGGGCCCGAGGAGCGGACGCTGAAGGCCCATGTGCGGCTGGCCTACTTCCACGAGCTCCGCATCCCCTTCGCGGGGTGGATTGTCAGCCGGGTGTGGCTGGCCTCGCAGACGGGCCGCGCGTGGGCGCTGGGGGCGGACCCCCTCACTCCGGTGCGGCGCACGGCGGGGAGGGTGAGGCGTGCGTCGGAGACGAGTCCGGACTGGGTCCTCGCGAGCCAGGCCATCGACCAGGGGTACTTCACGGTGCCGCTGGTCTCCACCTGGTCGCTGCGGATGATGAGTGACCCGCTGCCCGGCGCTCCGCTGGAGGGCGTATGCGAATGA
- a CDS encoding AAA family ATPase, which produces MHNVVPEGRSASPEDDSVRELHVEYDDAPPPSPARAPAPAPSPEDLPRSPNPLLALARSRGRAAKPPPPPDAAPAPRDVAAPSDVSTAERQAMQAAVATGKRREAWKPPAYLPEDLSEALLSERSQYRAKLLQDARQVSLQGPGVISLVPVPAADPDWSGGSLLGFLGEECVFGGDVVHLDFESGRVFAAPDHGDDVDRRALSADRWCYRPYDFAEALCTAASAYEERQPALAQALRRASGEEPASVPRPQDAELPPTDRLWAQPWGCIWGPPGTGKTTAVADLIARALRAFPGERILAVAPTNRAADELVLRVSALLEREPIPLRPLARSIFRGGTGASDALAKLPTVTLEDTKGGKLRASIEERERELYLQRVRGGPAHELAKLQAELRGLRGKMKDPTLKEAEKGDCPLMVLTVHRALRLVSELEGKSTFARLVVDEAGMVTRAATALMAPLAERVTLAGDPKQIGPVSRAAEGAGRGSQKWLRGSGLSHLEDAVKDAARADVLLLRTQHRMHPDIARVVSHFCYGGALQDGDIVKARAEKAPPVPAFAQTRAGWVVLDGLSRESKRLSHGRGETGSGYQRELSAELAVSLAREAVRAGLSVLCVTPYRAQAALLRRLGTSAGFRGDAFSASTIHRQQGTQYDVVLVDTVAGGRPFPPHTLVPMLNVAASRARDYLLVLASRDEARGATIPQRFLSLLPRLRVLPGSPLRLEAMPLPQKPAPPPPPPPSAPTSLGGEIEGARPTRPLFTQEQVSLFERRFDDGHHLVRGVAGSGKTYVLAHWVARYLLEHEDTRVLVSFYNRALAPLVDKLLVEAIVQRAGRERARALRARVTIKHVGALRRVEPASFDGVFVDEAQDMDANALAMLHALVLPHTLPDGREIRCLQLFMDDSQNVYGQVPIDSLKEQLPEGLSFRGRTRVLKETFRATRDILDVAFNVVLDPMRQHGTSDPGMREYMKAGELAREGLLWLPEETLEGLYRVQSTERAGVLPQVRGFASGASEARQVAKEVARLIREEGVHPGDILVVAPVMPSQYTDALNRAGVPAHAYGGKGGRDVTDFRVSGVDHVRATTVFSCKGHECPVVFFAGLDALDTVENWMAGAKERNARENERIRRAMFYVGATRAMKRQYLTGVKGARFLRVAASYVETLAGLVPS; this is translated from the coding sequence ATGCACAACGTCGTCCCCGAAGGGCGCTCCGCTTCGCCCGAGGATGACTCCGTCCGGGAGCTTCACGTCGAGTACGACGATGCACCGCCTCCCTCGCCAGCGCGGGCTCCTGCCCCAGCGCCGAGTCCGGAGGACCTCCCTCGCTCGCCCAATCCGCTGCTCGCACTGGCCCGCTCTCGAGGTCGTGCCGCGAAGCCGCCGCCTCCTCCGGATGCGGCTCCGGCCCCCCGTGACGTGGCCGCGCCCTCGGATGTCTCCACGGCCGAGCGACAGGCGATGCAGGCCGCCGTCGCCACCGGCAAGCGCCGCGAGGCCTGGAAGCCTCCCGCCTACCTCCCAGAGGACCTGAGCGAAGCCCTCCTGTCCGAGCGCAGCCAGTACCGCGCCAAGCTGCTGCAAGACGCGCGACAGGTCAGCCTCCAAGGTCCCGGCGTCATCTCCCTGGTCCCCGTGCCCGCCGCGGACCCGGATTGGTCCGGTGGCTCGCTCCTGGGCTTCCTGGGCGAGGAGTGTGTCTTCGGCGGCGACGTCGTCCACCTCGACTTCGAGTCCGGCCGCGTCTTCGCCGCCCCCGACCATGGCGATGACGTGGACCGCCGCGCGCTCTCCGCCGACCGCTGGTGCTATCGGCCCTATGACTTCGCGGAGGCCCTCTGCACCGCCGCCTCCGCCTACGAGGAGCGTCAGCCCGCGCTCGCCCAGGCCCTGCGCCGCGCCAGCGGAGAAGAGCCCGCCTCCGTGCCGCGTCCCCAGGACGCGGAGCTTCCTCCGACGGACCGCCTCTGGGCCCAACCCTGGGGCTGCATCTGGGGGCCTCCCGGCACCGGCAAGACGACCGCCGTCGCCGACCTCATCGCCCGCGCCCTGCGTGCCTTCCCAGGCGAGCGCATCCTCGCGGTGGCTCCCACCAACCGCGCCGCGGATGAGTTGGTGCTGCGTGTCAGCGCGCTCCTCGAGCGAGAGCCCATCCCCCTGCGCCCCCTGGCCCGCAGCATCTTCCGGGGCGGCACGGGCGCCAGCGACGCCCTGGCGAAGCTGCCCACCGTCACCCTCGAAGACACCAAGGGCGGCAAGCTGCGCGCGAGCATCGAGGAGCGCGAGCGCGAGCTGTACCTCCAGCGCGTCCGAGGCGGCCCCGCGCACGAGCTCGCCAAGCTCCAGGCCGAGCTTCGCGGCCTGCGCGGGAAGATGAAGGACCCCACGCTCAAGGAGGCGGAGAAGGGCGACTGCCCCCTCATGGTGCTCACCGTGCACCGCGCCTTGCGCCTCGTGTCGGAGCTGGAAGGCAAGAGCACCTTCGCGCGGCTCGTGGTGGACGAAGCCGGCATGGTGACTCGCGCCGCCACCGCGCTGATGGCGCCTCTCGCGGAGCGGGTGACGCTCGCCGGAGACCCCAAGCAGATTGGCCCCGTGAGCCGCGCCGCCGAGGGCGCTGGACGGGGCTCGCAGAAGTGGCTGCGTGGCAGCGGCCTGTCGCACCTGGAAGACGCCGTGAAGGACGCCGCGCGCGCGGACGTGCTGCTGCTGCGCACCCAGCACCGCATGCACCCGGACATCGCCCGCGTCGTCAGCCACTTCTGCTACGGCGGCGCGCTCCAGGACGGCGACATCGTCAAGGCCCGCGCGGAGAAGGCGCCCCCCGTGCCCGCGTTCGCGCAGACACGCGCGGGATGGGTGGTGCTGGATGGGCTCAGCCGCGAGTCGAAGCGCCTCTCGCACGGCCGGGGCGAGACGGGCTCCGGCTATCAGCGCGAGCTGTCCGCCGAGCTCGCCGTCTCCCTGGCCCGGGAGGCCGTGCGCGCGGGCCTGAGTGTCCTCTGCGTCACGCCGTACCGCGCGCAGGCCGCGCTCCTGCGAAGGCTGGGGACCTCCGCGGGCTTCCGAGGCGATGCGTTCAGCGCGTCCACCATCCACCGGCAGCAGGGCACCCAGTACGACGTCGTGCTCGTGGACACCGTGGCCGGAGGGCGTCCGTTTCCTCCGCACACGCTGGTGCCCATGCTCAACGTGGCCGCCAGCCGCGCGCGCGACTACCTTCTCGTCCTCGCGTCTCGCGACGAGGCGCGGGGCGCGACGATTCCCCAGCGCTTCCTGTCGCTCCTGCCGCGCCTGCGCGTCCTCCCGGGCTCGCCGTTGCGGCTGGAGGCCATGCCCCTGCCGCAGAAGCCCGCGCCTCCTCCCCCTCCGCCGCCGAGCGCACCCACCAGCCTGGGCGGAGAAATCGAAGGCGCGCGTCCCACCCGACCGCTCTTCACCCAGGAGCAGGTGTCCCTCTTCGAGCGCCGCTTCGACGACGGCCACCACCTGGTGCGCGGCGTCGCCGGCAGCGGCAAGACGTATGTCCTGGCGCACTGGGTGGCGCGCTACCTGCTGGAGCACGAGGACACACGCGTCCTCGTCTCGTTCTACAACCGCGCGCTCGCGCCGCTGGTGGACAAGCTGCTCGTGGAGGCCATCGTCCAGCGGGCAGGGCGCGAGCGTGCACGCGCCTTGCGAGCCCGCGTCACCATCAAGCACGTGGGTGCCCTGCGCCGCGTGGAGCCCGCGTCCTTCGACGGCGTCTTCGTCGACGAGGCGCAGGACATGGATGCCAACGCGCTCGCCATGCTCCACGCGCTGGTGCTCCCGCACACGCTGCCCGACGGCCGGGAGATTCGCTGCCTCCAGCTGTTCATGGACGACTCTCAGAACGTCTACGGCCAGGTGCCCATCGACTCGCTCAAGGAGCAGCTCCCCGAGGGGCTCTCCTTCCGGGGCCGCACCCGGGTGTTGAAGGAGACCTTCCGTGCGACGCGAGACATCCTGGACGTCGCCTTCAACGTGGTGCTGGACCCGATGCGCCAGCACGGCACCAGCGACCCGGGCATGCGCGAGTACATGAAGGCCGGGGAGCTCGCCCGCGAGGGACTCCTCTGGCTCCCCGAGGAGACGCTGGAGGGCCTGTACCGCGTACAGTCCACGGAGCGCGCGGGCGTGCTGCCGCAAGTGCGTGGCTTCGCATCGGGTGCGAGCGAGGCCCGGCAGGTGGCGAAGGAGGTGGCCCGGCTCATCCGCGAGGAGGGCGTCCACCCGGGCGACATCCTCGTCGTCGCACCGGTGATGCCATCCCAGTACACGGACGCGCTCAACCGCGCCGGAGTCCCCGCGCACGCCTACGGAGGGAAGGGCGGGCGCGACGTGACGGACTTCCGCGTCAGCGGCGTGGACCACGTCCGGGCCACGACGGTCTTCTCGTGCAAGGGGCACGAGTGCCCCGTCGTCTTCTTCGCGGGCCTGGATGCGCTCGACACCGTGGAGAACTGGATGGCCGGCGCGAAGGAGCGCAACGCGCGCGAGAACGAGCGCATCCGCCGCGCCATGTTCTACGTGGGCGCGACGCGCGCGATGAAGCGGCAGTACCTCACCGGCGTGAAGGGCGCGCGCTTCCTGCGCGTGGCCGCCTCCTACGTGGAGACGCTCGCCGGGCTCGTCCCTTCCTGA
- a CDS encoding YgiQ family radical SAM protein, whose protein sequence is MALPTRYAHPFLPITRADMQARGWEQCDIIIVTGDAYVDHPAFGPVLIARFLEGRGFKVGLIPQPDWHSAEPFKALGPPRMFFGVAAGNLDSMLNRLTAQKKNRSEDQYSPGGRTNCRPDRATIVYAQRCREAYPDVPIILGGIEASLRRIAHFDYWSEKVRRSILFDAKADLLVFGMGERPIMEVADRMRQGERIEDIRDVRGTAYLINDEQMRAHEADPARRAADRKTVVLPSYEAVIADKQAFAVMSRDFQMETNPGNARALAQRHGNRAIFMNPPALPLEDGVGDTAAGQRTVAMDELYDLPFNRVPHPLYKNEGIPAYETVKHSIVLMRGCFGGCTFCSITEHEGRVIQSRSAESVLREVRALRRMGDFRGTITDLGGPTANMYKLKCKSEDIEKRCRKLSCVHPGVCENLQTDHGPLISLMQDVREEEGVKHVFIASGVRYDLAERSPEYVKELAAHHVGGQLSVAPEHVSPRVLEKMKKPGIESFERFQQMFACASEEAGKEQYDIPYFISGHPGSTLEDMVDLALWLKKNGKRPRQVQDFIPTPMAMATAMYYTGVDPLKMEPVYTAQGLREKRLQKALLLYWNPEHWPMAREALRLAGRSDLIGRGPHALVPSETPAEAARRQRTESDGREQDDAPPQRPNTPKGPGRSGARARPR, encoded by the coding sequence ATGGCCCTCCCGACCCGTTACGCCCATCCCTTCCTGCCCATCACCCGTGCCGACATGCAGGCGCGTGGCTGGGAGCAGTGCGACATCATCATCGTGACGGGAGACGCGTACGTGGACCACCCGGCCTTCGGCCCGGTCCTCATCGCCCGCTTCCTCGAGGGCCGAGGCTTCAAGGTGGGGCTCATCCCCCAGCCGGACTGGCACTCGGCCGAGCCCTTCAAGGCCCTGGGCCCACCGCGCATGTTCTTCGGGGTCGCCGCCGGCAACCTCGACTCCATGCTCAACCGGCTGACGGCCCAGAAGAAGAACCGCTCCGAGGACCAGTACAGCCCCGGCGGCCGCACCAACTGCCGCCCCGACCGCGCCACCATCGTCTACGCACAGCGCTGCCGCGAGGCCTACCCCGACGTCCCCATCATCCTCGGCGGCATCGAGGCCAGCCTCCGCCGCATCGCCCACTTCGACTACTGGAGCGAGAAGGTCCGCCGCTCCATCCTCTTCGACGCCAAGGCCGACCTGCTCGTCTTCGGCATGGGCGAGCGCCCCATCATGGAGGTCGCCGACCGCATGCGCCAAGGCGAGCGCATCGAGGACATCCGCGACGTGCGCGGCACCGCCTACCTCATCAACGACGAGCAGATGCGCGCCCACGAGGCCGACCCCGCTCGCCGCGCCGCGGACCGGAAGACCGTCGTCCTCCCCTCCTACGAGGCCGTCATCGCCGACAAGCAGGCCTTCGCGGTGATGAGCCGCGACTTCCAGATGGAGACCAACCCCGGCAACGCGCGCGCCCTCGCGCAGCGCCACGGCAACCGCGCCATCTTCATGAACCCGCCCGCGCTCCCGCTCGAGGACGGCGTGGGTGACACCGCCGCCGGCCAGCGCACGGTGGCCATGGACGAGCTGTACGACCTGCCCTTCAACCGCGTCCCCCACCCGCTCTACAAGAACGAGGGCATCCCCGCCTACGAGACGGTGAAGCACTCCATCGTCCTCATGCGCGGCTGCTTCGGCGGCTGCACCTTCTGCTCCATCACCGAGCACGAAGGCCGCGTCATCCAGAGCCGCTCCGCGGAGAGCGTCCTGCGCGAGGTCCGCGCCCTGCGGCGCATGGGCGACTTCCGAGGCACCATCACCGACCTCGGCGGCCCCACCGCCAACATGTACAAGCTCAAGTGCAAGAGCGAGGACATCGAGAAGCGGTGCCGCAAGCTGTCCTGCGTCCACCCCGGCGTCTGCGAGAACCTCCAGACCGACCACGGCCCGCTCATCAGCCTGATGCAGGACGTGCGCGAGGAGGAAGGCGTCAAGCACGTCTTCATCGCCAGCGGCGTGCGCTACGACCTGGCCGAACGTTCGCCCGAGTACGTGAAGGAGCTCGCCGCGCACCACGTGGGCGGACAGCTCTCCGTGGCGCCCGAGCACGTCTCGCCGCGCGTGCTGGAGAAGATGAAGAAGCCCGGCATCGAGAGCTTCGAGCGCTTCCAGCAGATGTTCGCCTGCGCCAGCGAGGAAGCCGGCAAGGAGCAGTACGACATCCCCTACTTCATCAGCGGCCACCCCGGCTCCACGCTGGAGGACATGGTGGACCTGGCGCTGTGGCTCAAGAAGAACGGCAAGCGCCCGCGTCAGGTGCAGGACTTCATCCCCACCCCCATGGCCATGGCCACGGCCATGTACTACACGGGCGTGGACCCGCTGAAGATGGAGCCCGTCTACACGGCGCAGGGCCTGCGCGAGAAGCGGCTCCAGAAGGCGCTGCTCCTCTACTGGAACCCCGAGCACTGGCCCATGGCCCGCGAGGCCCTGCGCCTTGCCGGACGTTCGGACCTCATCGGCCGAGGCCCCCACGCCCTCGTCCCCTCCGAGACGCCCGCCGAGGCGGCTCGGAGGCAGCGCACCGAGAGCGATGGCCGCGAGCAGGATGACGCTCCGCCCCAACGTCCGAACACCCCCAAGGGCCCCGGACGCTCCGGCGCGCGCGCCCGCCCGCGCTGA
- a CDS encoding Hint domain-containing protein, with protein MNVLQGRRMARLAMLAGCLSLLPGCPWIVKPQTKPKTLEEKRASVVAAFEQRKNHEDFVRLDLANDDHYEYALHRLQQAAAAEAASTETTSLQQGPPVRRDFARALKTLESARAKAVRGGPQPKPTDWNCDHFLHVQDSRTVKGDKGEAFDKAQDNRPALVVNPYATCAGGSHHVFTDVVAYDSDLSGKKQTVLAKSANEESDDGKTFDDTQLVVRAPMEANRKVVIESLMVARNDKTDEEHVSFSSLDTTLAPEAATFTLDHPRFATPGPRTDINLTTCQLRGGADCDYAMVLNASGTLAPYPQTPTGLALKKTSNPWTGDPTAYFAFKPGTAFDTNQIYVPTQGTFDAGAMSAPCTIQAMKKDPMTTRLRLIKTDTGGTCTTTADLSDAFPVGGKTTTIQQLVNVSMNTTASGGTGCTMEKIVNETVVLSMTLYAMANCGGTTAVPRALTFTSAALPTNPFKLNVLNSCMAEGTRITMADGTLAPIETLRVGDKVRANAKGRVLTVQDFIFGREPKPLVRLRDDQGHDVRLTEQHPVLLSSGLVIAADKVQVKDTVLTQKGTATITSTERVPYDGKVYNLKLGTPEELASLSPNERTLFADGVLVGDDTMQRELSSPRRAAVDPSARP; from the coding sequence ATGAACGTATTACAGGGCCGTCGCATGGCTCGTCTGGCCATGCTCGCCGGATGCTTGTCTTTGTTGCCGGGCTGTCCGTGGATTGTCAAACCGCAAACCAAGCCGAAGACGCTCGAAGAGAAGCGCGCCTCCGTGGTCGCGGCCTTCGAGCAGCGCAAGAACCATGAGGACTTCGTGCGCCTGGACCTGGCGAACGACGACCACTACGAATACGCGCTGCATCGGCTCCAGCAGGCGGCGGCCGCCGAGGCGGCATCCACCGAGACGACCTCGCTCCAGCAAGGCCCTCCGGTTCGCCGGGACTTCGCCCGGGCGCTGAAGACGCTGGAGAGCGCCCGCGCGAAGGCGGTGCGAGGTGGCCCCCAGCCCAAGCCCACGGACTGGAACTGCGACCACTTCCTCCACGTGCAGGACTCGCGCACGGTGAAGGGCGACAAGGGTGAGGCGTTCGACAAGGCGCAGGACAACCGGCCCGCGCTCGTCGTCAACCCCTACGCCACCTGCGCGGGCGGCTCCCACCACGTCTTCACGGATGTCGTGGCCTACGACAGCGACCTGTCCGGCAAGAAGCAGACGGTGCTGGCCAAGAGCGCGAACGAGGAGAGCGACGACGGCAAGACGTTCGACGACACCCAGCTGGTGGTGCGCGCGCCCATGGAGGCCAACCGCAAGGTCGTCATCGAGTCGCTGATGGTGGCGCGCAACGACAAGACGGACGAGGAGCACGTCTCCTTCTCCAGCCTGGACACGACGCTGGCGCCCGAGGCCGCCACCTTCACGCTGGACCACCCGCGCTTCGCGACCCCGGGGCCCCGGACCGACATCAACCTCACCACCTGCCAGCTCCGCGGCGGCGCGGACTGCGACTACGCCATGGTGCTGAACGCCTCCGGCACGCTGGCCCCGTACCCCCAGACGCCCACGGGCCTGGCGCTCAAGAAGACCAGCAACCCGTGGACGGGAGACCCCACGGCCTACTTCGCCTTCAAGCCGGGCACGGCGTTCGACACCAACCAGATCTACGTGCCCACGCAGGGCACGTTCGACGCGGGCGCCATGTCCGCGCCGTGCACCATCCAGGCGATGAAGAAGGACCCCATGACGACCCGGCTCCGCCTCATCAAGACGGACACGGGCGGCACGTGTACGACGACGGCGGACCTGTCCGATGCCTTCCCCGTGGGTGGCAAGACGACGACCATCCAGCAACTGGTCAACGTCTCCATGAACACCACCGCGTCGGGCGGCACCGGCTGCACGATGGAGAAGATCGTCAACGAGACGGTGGTCCTCTCCATGACGCTCTACGCGATGGCCAACTGCGGCGGCACCACGGCGGTTCCGCGCGCCCTCACCTTCACCAGCGCCGCGTTGCCCACCAACCCCTTCAAGCTCAACGTCCTCAACAGCTGCATGGCGGAGGGCACCCGCATCACGATGGCCGACGGCACCCTGGCCCCCATCGAGACCCTGCGCGTGGGCGACAAGGTGCGGGCGAACGCCAAGGGCCGCGTGCTCACCGTCCAGGACTTCATCTTCGGCCGCGAGCCCAAGCCGCTCGTGCGCCTGCGCGACGACCAGGGCCACGACGTGCGCCTGACGGAGCAGCACCCGGTGCTCCTGTCCTCGGGCCTGGTCATCGCGGCCGACAAGGTGCAGGTGAAGGACACGGTGCTCACCCAGAAGGGCACGGCCACCATCACCTCCACCGAGCGCGTGCCGTATGACGGCAAGGTCTACAACCTGAAGCTGGGCACGCCCGAGGAGCTGGCGTCGCTGAGCCCCAACGAGCGGACCCTGTTCGCCGACGGCGTGCTCGTGGGCGACGACACCATGCAGCGGGAGCTGTCCTCGCCGCGCCGCGCGGCCGTGGACCCCTCGGCCCGCCCGTAG
- a CDS encoding RluA family pseudouridine synthase: protein MTQRIVPVPREVAGERLDRFISKQVPGFSLERARALIESGGVRIRGKKCQPTRKLWGGELLEIELPRPKATSIPSSVEGPRLVVLHDDAALVIVDKPPGLVVEREGRDASVADLLAVQRPPFDVEGQAMPGIVHRLDRETSGCLAFARTDDAAAALLRAFQEKRVDKRYWTLVLGSPPETGRLEGPYARDPNNPRCFTTRIPSARRAALSFQVKERLPGAALLEVDLDTGRTHQIRVQLSEAGFPVLGDSLYGTDAAREHPAAKALGRQALHAFELEIPSPLTQQQVKVRAEPPEDFQRALVLLRG from the coding sequence ATGACGCAGCGGATTGTCCCCGTGCCCCGAGAAGTCGCTGGCGAGCGGTTGGATCGCTTCATCTCGAAGCAGGTTCCCGGCTTCTCGCTGGAGCGTGCCCGGGCGCTCATCGAGTCGGGCGGTGTGCGCATCCGCGGCAAGAAGTGCCAGCCCACCCGGAAGCTGTGGGGGGGCGAGCTGCTCGAAATCGAGCTGCCCCGGCCCAAGGCGACGTCCATCCCGTCGTCCGTGGAGGGGCCTCGGCTGGTGGTGCTCCATGACGACGCGGCGTTGGTCATCGTGGACAAGCCGCCGGGCCTCGTCGTGGAGCGCGAGGGGCGCGACGCCTCCGTGGCGGACCTGCTCGCGGTGCAGCGGCCTCCGTTCGACGTGGAGGGGCAGGCGATGCCGGGCATCGTGCACCGGTTGGACCGGGAGACGAGCGGCTGTCTGGCTTTCGCGCGCACGGACGACGCGGCGGCGGCGCTGCTGCGAGCGTTTCAGGAGAAGCGCGTGGACAAGCGCTACTGGACGCTGGTGCTGGGGAGTCCTCCGGAGACGGGGCGGCTGGAGGGGCCGTATGCGAGAGACCCGAACAACCCCCGCTGCTTCACCACGCGAATCCCCTCCGCGCGGCGGGCCGCGCTGTCCTTCCAGGTGAAGGAGCGGCTCCCCGGCGCCGCGCTGCTGGAGGTGGACCTGGACACGGGGCGCACGCATCAGATTCGCGTGCAGCTCTCCGAGGCGGGCTTCCCGGTGCTGGGGGACTCGCTGTACGGGACGGACGCGGCTCGCGAGCATCCCGCGGCGAAGGCGCTGGGCCGGCAGGCGCTGCATGCGTTCGAGCTGGAGATTCCCAGTCCCCTGACACAGCAGCAGGTCAAGGTGAGGGCGGAGCCGCCGGAGGACTTCCAGCGAGCGCTGGTGCTGCTGCGCGGGTGA
- a CDS encoding DUF3142 domain-containing protein — protein sequence MSTAPWTWTRLQTAFVSLGLCLVLACTRAPAPPPEHDVYVWQRDWSPELGQSLTELPAELGTLRVLARERSGATRTPVTVAVDVEALAKTGRDVAAVMRVEGTTPLDDVSLQEVASIARDWKARGVRVRGVEVDHDCATASLPAYAEWLARERRGLGDLSLSITALPTWATSPKLEALTAIPDDVIVQVHAIRAPTLFTPEQARGFIESWAKATPHPFRVALPTYRVRLRDGGLLESEPRAVARFLSQLHERPVRGVKGLVWFRLGHRGDIDSWSLPTLTTVLKREPLTPKLEPRLVDVGGGTLDIVIENTGRVDSEAPARLTLSGRLEVLDGVGGYAPRGTSLVARTPPRLRAGERRVVGFVRGTEVTLVAP from the coding sequence ATGAGCACCGCACCTTGGACCTGGACGCGCCTTCAAACGGCCTTCGTGAGCCTCGGGCTCTGCCTTGTCCTCGCGTGTACGCGAGCCCCCGCCCCTCCCCCCGAGCATGACGTCTATGTCTGGCAACGCGACTGGAGCCCGGAGCTCGGGCAATCCCTGACGGAGCTGCCCGCCGAGCTGGGCACCCTGCGAGTCCTGGCCCGTGAGCGCTCCGGCGCCACGCGCACGCCCGTGACGGTGGCCGTGGATGTCGAAGCCCTCGCGAAGACCGGCCGGGACGTCGCGGCCGTGATGCGCGTGGAGGGGACGACGCCGCTCGACGATGTCTCCCTCCAGGAGGTCGCGAGCATCGCCCGGGACTGGAAGGCGCGCGGCGTGCGCGTCCGAGGCGTGGAGGTGGACCACGACTGCGCCACCGCGTCCCTGCCCGCCTACGCGGAGTGGCTCGCGCGTGAGCGCCGCGGGCTCGGAGACCTGTCGCTGTCCATCACCGCGCTGCCCACGTGGGCCACCTCGCCGAAGCTGGAGGCGCTGACGGCCATCCCCGATGACGTCATCGTGCAGGTCCACGCCATCCGCGCCCCCACTCTCTTCACCCCCGAGCAGGCGCGAGGCTTCATCGAGTCCTGGGCGAAGGCCACGCCCCACCCCTTCCGCGTCGCGCTGCCCACGTACCGCGTGAGGCTGCGTGACGGCGGGCTCCTGGAGTCCGAGCCGCGAGCGGTGGCCCGCTTCCTGAGCCAGCTGCACGAGCGTCCGGTGAGAGGCGTGAAGGGCCTGGTGTGGTTCCGGCTCGGCCACCGGGGGGATATCGACTCCTGGAGCCTCCCCACGCTCACGACGGTGCTGAAGCGCGAGCCCCTCACGCCGAAGCTGGAGCCCCGGCTGGTGGATGTCGGCGGCGGGACGCTCGACATCGTCATCGAGAACACGGGCCGCGTGGACAGCGAGGCGCCCGCGCGCCTCACCCTTTCTGGAAGACTCGAGGTCCTCGATGGCGTGGGCGGCTATGCCCCGCGAGGGACCTCACTCGTGGCGCGCACGCCTCCCCGCCTGCGCGCTGGCGAACGCCGCGTCGTCGGCTTCGTGCGGGGAACAGAGGTGACCCTTGTGGCTCCGTAA
- a CDS encoding cyclase family protein — METAAEEPWVDISAPLRDGMVHWPDNPAVHITRVMDQEKGDDATVSNLSFGAHTGTHVDAPVHFIPGATGVDALAFDRLIGTARVLEIRDAWAIRVEELRGHSIKEGERLLFKTANSSRRWPTQDFLPDFVFLSLEGARYLAERKVRTVGIDYLSIGGPGEGEATHQVLLGAGICIIEGLELSPVSPGTYELVCLPLRIAGGDGAPARAILRRRAGLVPVTSRA; from the coding sequence ATGGAGACCGCTGCCGAAGAGCCGTGGGTGGACATCTCCGCGCCCCTGCGCGACGGCATGGTGCACTGGCCGGACAATCCGGCCGTGCACATCACCCGGGTGATGGACCAGGAGAAGGGAGACGACGCCACCGTCTCCAACCTGTCGTTCGGCGCGCACACGGGGACGCACGTCGACGCGCCCGTGCACTTCATCCCGGGCGCGACGGGCGTGGATGCGCTGGCGTTCGACCGCCTCATCGGGACGGCCCGCGTGCTGGAGATTCGCGACGCGTGGGCCATTCGCGTGGAGGAGCTGCGCGGCCACTCGATAAAGGAGGGCGAGCGGCTCCTCTTCAAGACGGCCAACTCCTCGCGGCGCTGGCCCACCCAGGACTTCCTTCCCGACTTCGTGTTCCTGTCACTGGAGGGCGCCCGCTACCTGGCGGAGCGCAAGGTCCGCACCGTGGGCATCGACTACCTCTCCATCGGAGGACCGGGGGAGGGCGAAGCCACGCATCAGGTGCTGCTGGGCGCGGGCATCTGCATCATCGAGGGACTGGAGCTGTCCCCGGTGAGCCCGGGGACCTACGAGCTGGTCTGTCTGCCTTTGCGAATCGCGGGGGGTGACGGGGCCCCGGCTCGCGCCATCTTGCGAAGGCGTGCGGGCTTGGTCCCGGTCACATCACGGGCCTGA